In Phormidium yuhuli AB48, one genomic interval encodes:
- a CDS encoding sulfite exporter TauE/SafE family protein, with the protein MGVKRSVIQDVKAFGWGALVAIAGGLIGVGGAEFRIPVLVNVFHYRPLPMVIINLVISLVTVTFSLIFRRGVIPLEMVIGHWGIIVNLLCGSLLGSYLGVHYATAVNERVLRRVIVVFLIILSFVLLGHNVILGFRDWLIPRGLQIGIGVLAGLVIGLFSSLLGVAGGELLIPTITILFAVDIRLAGSLSLVISFLTILMGLWKYYNKGRFGVIGHQRRFIGFMALGSAIGAGIGGYLLRYVTSDWIYIILGLLLLGSALKLSRETGD; encoded by the coding sequence ATGGGGGTTAAACGATCGGTGATTCAAGATGTGAAGGCGTTCGGTTGGGGCGCTCTGGTGGCGATCGCAGGGGGCTTGATTGGGGTCGGAGGGGCGGAGTTTCGGATTCCGGTGTTAGTGAATGTGTTTCACTATCGTCCTTTGCCGATGGTGATTATCAATCTGGTGATTAGCTTGGTGACGGTGACCTTTTCTCTCATTTTTCGCCGGGGGGTGATTCCCTTGGAAATGGTCATCGGTCATTGGGGAATTATTGTGAATTTGCTCTGTGGTTCTTTGTTGGGGTCTTATCTTGGGGTTCACTATGCAACGGCGGTCAATGAACGGGTGTTACGCCGAGTGATTGTGGTCTTCTTAATTATTTTGAGTTTTGTGCTTTTGGGCCACAATGTTATTTTGGGGTTCAGGGATTGGCTGATTCCTCGGGGACTGCAAATTGGGATCGGGGTTCTGGCGGGATTGGTGATTGGTCTGTTTAGTAGTCTTTTGGGAGTGGCGGGGGGGGAATTGCTTATTCCGACGATTACGATTCTGTTTGCGGTGGATATTCGCTTGGCTGGCAGTTTGAGTTTAGTGATTAGTTTTTTGACGATTCTGATGGGACTTTGGAAATATTATAATAAGGGAAGGTTTGGGGTAATTGGTCATCAGAGGCGGTTTATTGGTTTTATGGCGCTTGGTTCGGCAATTGGGGCGGGGATTGGGGGCTATTTATTGCGGTATGTTACCAGTGATTGGATTTATATTATTTTGGGGCTGTTGTTGTTGGGATCGGCGTTGAAGTTAAGTCGGGAGACGGGAGATTGA
- the hisC gene encoding histidinol-phosphate transaminase yields MSSYFRPAVDAMEGYIPGEQPKPGTRILKLNTNENPYPPSPEAMAVLRNLDGELLRRYPHPYANTFREAIAQALEIPLDWIIVGNGSDEILNLLIRACGEGDHRQVVYPTPTYVLYKTLAAIQPATVLEIPYGENYQLPLDALLNAQGAVTFIASPNSPSGHLVSNDDLRRLAAGLSGVLVIDEAYIDFANDTALPLVREFENVMVTRTLSKGYSLAGLRLGFGIAQPKLLSGLFKVKDSYNIDAIAALMGAAAMADQTYKNQCAERVKHSRQHLSQELQKLGFKVPPSQTNFLLVTPPRENAEEIYLGLKARGILVRYFNHSGLEKQLRITVGTDEQNQTLIEALIDLI; encoded by the coding sequence ATGAGCAGCTACTTTCGCCCCGCCGTGGATGCCATGGAGGGATACATCCCAGGGGAACAGCCCAAACCCGGAACCCGCATCCTCAAACTCAACACCAACGAAAACCCCTATCCGCCCTCCCCAGAAGCCATGGCGGTGTTGCGGAACCTTGACGGGGAGTTGCTGCGACGCTATCCCCATCCCTACGCCAACACCTTCCGTGAAGCGATCGCCCAAGCCCTAGAAATTCCCCTAGACTGGATTATCGTGGGCAATGGCAGTGATGAAATCCTGAACCTACTCATCCGGGCCTGTGGCGAAGGAGACCACCGCCAAGTCGTTTACCCTACCCCCACCTACGTTCTCTACAAAACCCTCGCCGCCATCCAACCCGCCACCGTCCTAGAAATTCCCTACGGCGAGAACTATCAACTCCCCCTCGACGCCCTTCTCAACGCCCAGGGGGCCGTCACCTTCATCGCCTCCCCCAACAGTCCCTCCGGCCATCTCGTCAGCAACGACGACTTGCGTCGCCTCGCCGCCGGGTTATCAGGAGTCTTAGTCATAGATGAAGCCTATATCGACTTTGCCAATGACACCGCCCTCCCCCTGGTGAGGGAGTTTGAGAACGTCATGGTGACGCGAACCCTCTCCAAAGGCTACTCCCTCGCCGGCTTACGCCTCGGCTTTGGCATCGCCCAGCCAAAACTCTTGAGTGGACTCTTCAAAGTCAAAGACAGTTATAACATCGACGCGATCGCCGCCCTCATGGGGGCCGCTGCCATGGCGGACCAAACCTACAAAAACCAATGTGCCGAACGAGTCAAACACTCCCGGCAGCATCTGAGTCAGGAACTACAGAAACTCGGGTTTAAAGTTCCCCCCTCCCAAACCAACTTCCTACTCGTCACCCCGCCGCGAGAGAATGCCGAAGAGATATATCTAGGCCTCAAAGCCCGAGGGATTCTAGTCCGTTATTTCAACCATTCCGGCCTAGAGAAACAACTACGCATCACCGTCGGAACCGACGAACAAAACCAAACCCTCATCGAAGCCCTCATCGACCTAATTTAG
- a CDS encoding LmeA family phospholipid-binding protein yields MFGSLIGNPTAQGTDWGEQMLNTVASRSIAQLFSQSESVDVQIRCSPSSKLLQGSIDSFKMDGRGLLIRRRFPVKEMSFETDRVSIDFSSVLSGGLTLKQPTQAIAEVVLTEAGINQAFEADLVTQRLENLQLPGLESLTGGKPVSFTGVRVQLKPGNRIQLLALAKIGDRPEIPIVLTTTVEIERRRRIQFTNPEFVDESVPEEIRQESQQLSQALLDALNGMVDLDRFNLDGVKLRLNRMETRQDTLRFNGYAEISHFPRQG; encoded by the coding sequence ATGTTTGGGAGTTTGATCGGAAATCCAACAGCGCAGGGCACGGATTGGGGCGAACAGATGCTCAATACCGTGGCCAGTCGCTCCATTGCCCAGCTTTTCAGCCAAAGTGAGTCCGTGGATGTACAGATTCGCTGCTCACCGTCGAGTAAACTGCTGCAAGGGAGTATTGATAGTTTCAAAATGGATGGCCGGGGCCTCCTCATCCGCCGCCGTTTCCCGGTGAAGGAGATGTCGTTTGAGACCGATCGCGTCTCGATTGATTTTAGTTCGGTCTTGAGTGGTGGGTTAACGCTGAAACAGCCCACTCAGGCGATCGCCGAGGTTGTGTTGACGGAAGCGGGCATTAATCAGGCGTTTGAGGCCGATTTGGTGACCCAACGGCTGGAAAACCTGCAATTGCCAGGTTTGGAGTCTCTCACTGGGGGGAAACCCGTGTCGTTTACTGGGGTGCGGGTGCAACTGAAGCCGGGAAATCGCATTCAGTTGCTGGCCCTGGCTAAGATAGGCGATCGCCCTGAGATTCCCATTGTCTTGACCACGACGGTGGAAATTGAACGCCGTCGCCGCATTCAGTTTACAAACCCTGAATTTGTGGATGAGTCGGTTCCTGAGGAGATTCGTCAGGAAAGTCAACAACTGAGTCAGGCTCTTCTAGATGCCCTCAATGGCATGGTGGATTTGGATCGCTTCAACCTCGATGGTGTGAAGCTACGCCTCAATCGCATGGAGACTCGTCAGGATACGTTGAGGTTTAATGGCTATGCGGAGATTAGTCATTTTCCTAGGCAGGGCTAG
- a CDS encoding HhoA/HhoB/HtrA family serine endopeptidase has product MGRLSVQQFIQQWMAKLLSLVILLTLLLGPTPAAIALTGSSIPQLSQASPNSSPNGGNFVTAAVNRVGPSVVRIDTERVVTRNLDPFLNDPFFERFFGGEMFPNPGPRQQLQRGQGSGFIVDGSGTILTNAHVVNRADRVTVRLKDGRDFEGRVTGVDTVTDLAVIKVDTDGNQLPVAPLGDSERVQVGDWAIAVGNPLGLDNTVTLGIVSTLNRSSAQVGIPDKRLDFIQTDAAINPGNSGGPLLNDRGEVIGVNTAIRADANGIGFAIPINTVKAVSDRLARGESIAHPFIGIQMLSLTPEIARENNRDPNAGFNLPERDGVLVMRVLAASPAEEAGLRQGDVITQIDGQAVRNAEGLQRIVENSRVGQVLRLQVLRGDRTLSLRVRTGELQADAR; this is encoded by the coding sequence ATGGGACGACTTTCAGTACAACAGTTTATCCAACAGTGGATGGCCAAACTTCTCAGTCTAGTGATACTCCTGACCCTGTTACTGGGTCCAACCCCAGCGGCGATCGCCCTAACGGGGTCCAGTATCCCGCAACTGAGCCAAGCCTCCCCGAACTCCTCCCCCAATGGCGGTAATTTCGTCACCGCCGCCGTCAATCGAGTGGGTCCCTCCGTGGTCCGCATTGATACCGAGCGTGTCGTTACCCGTAACTTAGATCCCTTCTTAAACGATCCCTTCTTTGAACGGTTTTTTGGCGGTGAGATGTTCCCTAATCCTGGCCCTCGTCAACAACTTCAGCGGGGACAAGGATCCGGCTTTATCGTCGATGGTAGCGGCACCATCCTCACTAACGCTCACGTGGTCAATCGGGCTGATCGCGTCACCGTCCGTCTCAAAGATGGTCGGGATTTTGAGGGCCGCGTCACCGGTGTGGATACCGTCACTGACTTAGCCGTGATTAAAGTTGATACGGATGGTAACCAGCTTCCCGTTGCCCCCCTTGGAGACAGTGAGCGAGTGCAAGTGGGAGATTGGGCGATCGCCGTCGGCAACCCCCTCGGCCTGGATAACACCGTTACCCTCGGCATTGTCAGCACCCTCAATCGCTCCAGTGCCCAAGTGGGGATTCCCGACAAACGCCTCGACTTTATCCAAACTGACGCCGCTATCAACCCCGGAAACTCAGGCGGTCCTCTCCTCAACGATCGCGGCGAAGTCATTGGCGTGAACACTGCCATCCGGGCCGATGCAAACGGGATTGGCTTTGCCATTCCCATCAACACCGTTAAAGCCGTCAGCGATCGCCTGGCCCGAGGAGAAAGCATTGCCCATCCCTTCATCGGCATCCAAATGCTCAGCCTCACCCCCGAGATTGCCCGGGAGAACAACCGCGATCCCAATGCTGGTTTCAATCTACCAGAACGGGATGGAGTTCTCGTGATGCGTGTCTTAGCTGCGAGTCCCGCTGAAGAGGCTGGACTGCGACAGGGGGACGTGATTACCCAAATCGACGGACAAGCTGTCAGGAACGCCGAAGGCCTACAACGGATAGTTGAGAATAGTCGGGTCGGTCAAGTGTTACGGTTGCAAGTGCTTCGCGGCGATCGTACTCTGTCTCTGCGAGTCCGAACCGGAGAACTCCAAGCCGACGCTCGTTAA
- a CDS encoding phosphate ABC transporter permease, whose amino-acid sequence MLIPITRERFETLIPLTATASQYAYYWGNWQNVIKQVLFSLMGILLVWLLSFILHSQGLSLFLGIVVGLYWLWSPVAKASFRNANYRRYPYSGFWQGEILDVYVTEEVIGTEETANAKGELVLVENRERRLNLELGDERGFFAQVQVPLRRQHQFISPGQTVHLLVMSEDRDLRRIAKLSDLYIPNRQIWVSDYPWLQREAFKDVSQQLGRGNRRRTPPPSRRR is encoded by the coding sequence ATGCTCATCCCCATCACCCGAGAACGCTTTGAAACCCTAATTCCCCTGACTGCTACCGCCTCTCAATATGCCTACTATTGGGGGAACTGGCAAAATGTCATCAAGCAAGTTCTCTTCTCCCTGATGGGGATACTTCTCGTCTGGCTGTTGAGTTTCATCCTCCACAGCCAGGGATTGAGTTTATTTTTGGGGATTGTTGTAGGACTCTATTGGCTCTGGAGTCCCGTGGCCAAAGCCAGTTTCCGCAATGCTAACTATCGACGTTACCCCTACAGCGGCTTTTGGCAGGGAGAGATTCTCGATGTTTACGTCACTGAAGAGGTCATCGGCACTGAAGAAACGGCCAACGCCAAAGGAGAACTGGTGTTAGTGGAGAATCGTGAACGTCGTTTGAACTTGGAACTGGGAGATGAGCGAGGCTTTTTTGCCCAGGTTCAAGTTCCCCTACGCCGTCAACATCAATTTATTTCACCGGGACAGACGGTGCATTTGTTAGTCATGTCCGAGGATCGAGATTTACGTCGCATCGCCAAACTCTCAGATTTATATATTCCCAATCGCCAAATTTGGGTGAGTGATTATCCTTGGTTACAACGGGAAGCCTTTAAAGACGTCAGCCAACAACTCGGTCGAGGCAATCGTCGCCGCACTCCTCCCCCAAGCCGTCGCCGTTAA